The following DNA comes from Camelina sativa cultivar DH55 chromosome 14, Cs, whole genome shotgun sequence.
CAAAACGCCCATACTTTTTCTTGCACACTTTGGCACAATCAGGTGGAGGAATTAATCATGTCCTACTAGGATAATAGAATGTGTTGACCTATGCCTTCCTTGGCGGAGTAGCAAATCAGTATCAGGCATTGCCATTACTTTATTTCTCAAGGAAATGACATGTATTTCGTCTTTATCTGTCAAATTTGCTTTATTTGCCATTTGAAATGCGTCCTCGTAATGGACACCCCTAAGCATCATCATTCTTTAGCTCAACTACATTGCCCACTGCATATTAATTTTTTCGTCTCACATATCCAATCTGAAAAATTAGTTAGTCATGTACTATAACACTAGCTTTAGTTCAGTTTCGCTCCTTCCGTTAGGGTCCCCCCTCTGCAATTGCAGCGATATTCTGGCTGTACTAATGTCGTCGACTAATGCAAACTCGCACCAGCGTTATACAAGTGTGCCATGATTAACATCAGGTTCAATAGGGGATCTGATTTCTTTGCCTTGGTAGACAGCGAGCCACCTCAGGGGAAGGGTTAAGGATTTACCCGGTGTGAGATATCACAGTGTTTGAGGAACCCTAGATGTTGTCGGAGTAAAAGAGAGTCAACACGGATGGCAAAAAGTGGCGTTTATTAACGCAAGAGACCAAATCCGCAAACTGAAGACTGACGTTTAGTTTTATAAGCAGCTGAAATCAACCACCGACGCATAATTGGAGACAAATCGGTTCTCgcaatcatcatcaccatttcATTGTTGTAATAGTAACTAAGAAGCCTAAATCtgcattttgttttctatgtttggaCTTATAATGTCATGATAATCGTGTCATTCattatgtgtttttcttttttgtaagtTAAATTTGTGGtagtaacatataaataatggattttgtggtagtaACATGAACACAAAGGGTACATATCTATAACTATAACTCAATCGGACGGTCATTAACAAACTAAGAGTACGACTTTAGGGGACGAGAGTGTAACAATCGCCATGTTAAATCTATTTGTGTACAGGTAATAAACCGGGTATCAACTCCGGAAAACTATCTTTGCCTTACTCGCCAGTTGCATGATCATCTATCTTTACCCAATATTAGCAAATTTCTTTAAAACTGGTGTACGGATCTGAAATACCATATATTTATGGACCTTCCTCCTTCTATTAATTGGAAAATATTGAACATTATGTGGGCGACATTATTTTCCATGGCCACATTATTCAGCCCATTTTATGTGGGTTGGGCCTGATTATAGTTTATTAAAAGttacaatttattttgtcaCGGTTTTCATCATTTATTAGATGTGATGTATCTAATTAAATGGTTTAGAGTTACAACCACTAACAATTACGATATTTTGAAAAGACCCGAAAGGGTAAACCGAAAGGTCACCGTTAGCCGCTTATAAAATAGACAATCTCACTGATTTCATATTCATTCGTCTCTTACAATACGACATCCTcctcaaaaaaattgttacaaagTTATGGTTCATTTTGACCGACTTAACGATGTCCATTTAGTGCGTTATGATTGGAAGGTTTCTGTTAAGATCATAAGGAAATGGAACAAGAGAGATGACGACATTTTCACCTCTGGACTGGTTGTTTGCGATGTATTTTTAAGTAACTTTCGTATTCAAAGTCATTCAATAGTTAATTATTATCATGGTTGTAATCAAAATTACTGTTTTTTCTTCCATGATCGGTAGGGTGACAAGATGCAAGCAACAATAAGTGACAACCTTGTTCACCGGTTATGCATACATAAAGGGATCGAGGAGGATGAGTGGAAAACCATTTTAAATTTCAAGGTTGAAGTCGAGAGTTCCGGTGTGAAGGTTGTAGATACTAACTACCGGATCAAATTCACTACAAACACAATTCTTGAAAACATTGATAGCTTATTGAACAATCAATTCATGGACTACCAAACCTTAGACAAGATTAATGATGGATGGTCTGCTCTGGCCAACATCTTCTGCTTAGGTAACGTGTATAACTGGttatattgtaatattattAATCATCGATGCCGCTAATTGTAATCTCTTGACATGTTAGATACGATGTGGGAAATAGTCCGCGTGGAACCAATGATACATGTTGATGATCCAACTGCTGTTCGTTATAACGAAAAGATCtgataatttggttttcaatgaTGAACCTAGAGTGAGACATTTTAATCGATTATTAGTTTTTTACATTTATTAGATTATTGTGAACCCAAGAAATTGAATGTCTTTTGACGGCTAAATATTAATGTTACTGTTTTTAGTGGTCATGGGTTGCAATGTGTCGCGTACAATGTAGCAGCTGATTTCTTTGGTAATCATTGGTGGCCTTCTGCTTACAAACCATTTGTTGCAGTCTTGCGTTTTTGGAGGACTAAGTTTAAAGATAGatgttatatttctttcttctctctctctttttatgaTGTTAATACttaacttatttatatatatgcaatgtagcatttattttgtttaatttataagttttagaACGATGGGTGTACTCGTGTTACTTAATACATATTGTCCACGTCAAATCATTGTGTTAACGCGAATAGTGAATATTATCATAAGTACTTCTTCATCATGTTGTTAAGTATGTTTTAAATATGTTCAAAGTCTTGGTAGGTGGATATACCCACGATAGAATGTGTATCTCGAACACATGCCAATGAAAGAGATATAAGTTTCAACAAATAAGTCATAAATAGGgttgttttcaaatattttccatatcaaaacaattatattatacatttacTTCAATCTAATCAACCTTTTTAGGAATATTTACAACTTGttggtttttactttaaatGAACGTGAGGCGAAAATGTTGTAATTATCTTCACGTAAGAAAATGCATCAAACATATTAGCAAGTGAGTGGGGAACACGGTAAACCATCATATATTATatgggaaaacaaaaacacatagaAACATCTTAAGCATAAGGGACAAGGAAAAAGGAATAAGAGTACATGAGAAATAAAATGGGACAGGAAAACAGAGTGCGTACATAAATATTACACAAACGTTGCATTTCATATTAATACCCAACATAGTACATAACGATTAGATTAAAACTGGctgccaaaaaacaaaaaaataggatCTCACAGATAGATTTGACCAACCACCACAGACCGCATTTTGTAGACAAGATGTCATAGTCTCAATAGAATTGATAATAGCGTCATACCTCCATACAACAGGATAAATGAACTGAAAGGATACGCAAGTGAATCGATGTATGTATTTTTGAGCGTCGTCCTATATTTAGATAACATTTTGAATACATCATCACTGATAAGCCTTAAACCGTCTGATTGCAATGGTTAGTGATGTGCATCAAACTGGTGAAGATAATAAACAGTCATCTCCTCGTTCTCATCTAACATAGATAGAATCCCACATGCAAGTGTCGCATCAGCTTCTGCGCGATTTTTACAACTGAGAAGTGCAATACAACGCTTAATGTCTCTATCCTCGGCTACAACCTGGAGGCCTTCGTAGTAGATTGCTATTTTGTTCCCAGCTTCTAAgcatcttttaaaaaaacttctaTGAAGCCCTTCCATTTGGGTTCTCGCATGTTTGGAACCAAGAAAGATGACAACAAATGTTGTAGATATCAGCATCATTTAGAACTTCGGGCATGTAGATGACTATGACTCCTTAACGACTAGACTTCAATATTGGACCAAGGAATGATAACCCCTCAATTGTGAGAAGCCTGACGATTTTAACAAATTCATCATCAAGTAGATAAGGTACTATTTGAATTCCATCGGACATTTTGTTgtagatttataaatttttaggtACTTGCTGCGAGTTTTTACAAGACGGAAACAACACAAgtaccctatatatatatatacttttgtcaTATAACTTCCATTAATACTAAAGCCTCAAATGAGGTGAGTCCATACACCAAAGTACAGGATAAGCAAAGGGAAATAATGGTAAGAGCTCCATGAGTTTTTCAACTTTACCATGTCTAGCAATATTTGAAAAATCTGTTGGGGCCACAGCGGATTCGTCATGGAAGTTGAGCTTCACGATATCCTCGACCAACGAATGGTCACAAACAGCTCTAGCAGATAACGAGAtcgagcttgaagaagaaggttccacTGGGGGAACACTTAAGAGGATTCTCGCCAACTTGAGAGGGCTCAATAAGATGGGAGCAAAGTCCTTCAACCTGTTAGGATCAAACCTCATGCTTGTGAAAAAATCTACAACCATGATTCGTATGTGATCGGTGTCAAACTGTGACAAAGCAGGTTGATCCTCCCTCGCATTAAACTCATGGCAATGGAGGTTAAGGAATGCCACACAAGGCTTGTAGCTGGTTTGATCCTGAGATATGAGATCAGATCCAAGCTTTCCATCAAGTGGCGGTGTGTGACCAAAGGGACCAATGGGGACAAACATCGGATGCAACCAAACAGACGGTACAGCTTCAAACTTAGCATTACACATTGCATACATCCAAAAGCCATTAGTCAACTTGCCTCAATAATAAATTCTATCAAGCAATTCTGAAGACAACACAATTCTGCTACCTAGAAAacctcgacttgaccaagcataGACCGATACTAAACAAATTGATCATGACATAAAGCTAATACAAGCAGGTCTAGGTAGAGGAGTTCTACAGCTAGAGTTCCAATGTTGGAGAGGGGGCAGCAAGGTTACAATCATTCTAaagagttatatattatttcataagaaggtttgtaattttatgaaaatttcaaaacaaaattttaatctcaTAAACTATTTGATTTACTCTATAATACCATCATAGTAGTCATTATTGAATAATTAGACAACTATCAAATAGATTAACAAAGTGGTCACAGAGGAGTAGCGAAATTGTTGCAACATTGTGacatctatatattttgttttaaactcaaacattgtattaaaaaaaaatcatgaatattaaatacaaaagttataaaaaaggTTGTCTCGTGGTGTACCAATGGTTAAATACTAGTTAAGGTGATTTATACAACCATCAATTCTAGTCAAGTAATGTTTACAACAATAAGGTTTTAAgcaaataatatttcaaaatcttAACTAAAGATGCTGAAAAGTACATATTTAgtaatgtataaaataattaatattacttTACCAGAAATGAAACATAATAAGCTAAGAAGATACTTTTTAATACACCTATAtggaaataaatcaaaagattatattattttgcatctttgaccagaaaaaaaaatatgaaacatatttctgttcttatattatatatataatcagtttAGGTGAAGAAAAACTCATTAAAAAGTTGAGAGAATATCACTAGAATAATAGTTATCACTATGAAAACATTAGTGGcattttgttttactatcatcttcatcgtATCTTTTGTTCATTGTCTTCCTACAACTGCTGAAAGGCCGGGTAATTATTTATTGTATTCATAGcttcattttgtaattattatcaTGATGATTTCACTCTTTGTTAATGGGTATTGattattgttaatattttatataggtTATCAACCTAGCCGGTTTTTGCATCCAAAACTCCATTGCTCCGAGTCTTATGCGTGTAATCGTGAACGCGGGGGAGGAACATACCTCTGCAATTTTATTTGTCAGAAAGACAGATATGATCACGGCTTCTGTGTTAATAGTGTAAAATGTTGTTGTGTTGATTTATGATACTATAACTAACTAGTATCTCTAAGAAGatattatataatcaaatgTATTGGTATCTCcgtaaaatataaatctataattttcAGATGTGAAACAAACCGcctgtattttttaaaaataatatagttaaatatCTCATAATCTATACTATAAAAGTTGGCTAACTCTCTCCATTTGAGTGACACGtcagcagtggagagagtgccacatgtctattatcattaaaaaaaaagctaaactaaaaggaatatgaaacatcttctatatctttttgtatggatatattacaaaaagttcacataagaaatttagagaaGCTTAGAACATATCCCAAGAAAGTAGATGCATCAACAAAAGATAAAAGGGCATCATgagtgaatcaaagaaccactTCTTACTCTTGGCGTAAACCATGAATGTATCGACatatttcttaatattgtagagaaattcatgaaagtttgtttcaaaagaaataaaattttatatataatgaagaTTGGGATTTTGTTCACTATCAATTGGAagataattgaattaaaaggtAGAATGCTAgttagaaaaatacagagacaaagaggaagggggttttcatattctaatatttagtagttgtcaaaaagaaaattaaatgaaattcttattaaaaaaattatagagttatattcaagaaatagAAGAGCTAACATAAAAGGAAGGtgtttatcttaattatatctataaaaaagtAAGCCAAGCTTCAATTCTTGATAAAAGAAATGTTAGTGTTTCATAGTATATAATTGAGAAGCGAAGATATATAAATACTTAAGCTTCTTtagaatgaatgtaaaatttcttcaaccaaaaaactctttgttacaaaatatgcatctttagatcaagctttcatttcaaatattttctagaagttttagacaagaattataaaatatttaaatctctcaaaacaaagttgtttatgcatgtatctaataattcaattacaaaatgagaaaacatatgtgaagtattaaaaaaatcaatgtcaaaaaaataattttcaaaatttccccaattaaaaaaaccaaagataaataaaaaaaataacaaattagtagcacaattattttaaaaacagtaAGCCATAagcccgcacatagtgcgggtattcatctaatatattataatacaatatattaaactaactccaatatattataatacaattccaatcataaccaatataaatCAAAACCTAGCATACTTCTAAACAAAGTTCCAACAACATATAAAACAAATTCACATCATAATAACTGAGACCCTAGATGATTGTTTAAAATCAATTTATGTaaatcaaataatcaaactGATACTAATTTTATCATCGGTTATTTATTATTGATCGAAATATCTAACATCACATATTATAACCGTAACAAATATTCACGTCATTTATATTAACCGGTGGAAAATTTAGATTAACTTTTTAACTGATGCATGTTAACATCATTTAGAAAAATCATTCtgaatattttctatattaacatCAGTTTCAAATAAGCTCGTGAAAAtaatttgcatcaacaaaatgtaaattaaagtgatgtaaattatttttacatccTTAAAAACTGatgcaaatataaaataaatgatgttaAACAATCATTTTTTAGTGAGTGAGATGATTCTCCGATCTACAAGCTATATAGACACACATACCTTTGCTCGGCTTCTATGGACACAAACCGCTCATTTTCAAAGTTTCGACCATCTGCAACCTGCGGTTCAGCCACTTTCTTCCCCTTGTCAGTCTTCTGCCTTGTCGTCATTTCTGTACATTGAGCCAGTGTTTCCTTTCTCTTCTGGAGACAAGATGACACTAATGGACCCGTGGTTCCTGTAGCATGTAAGGACTCAGAGGTATCTGAGATCGGAGTAATTGAGGGATCTCATGATGTTTCTGGAAACAATCTTGTTGGAACAGCAGACGATTCACCGGGAAGCTCGACAATCACATGCGGTTGTGGCGAGGAAATCTGCTCCTTCGAAGTCCCTGTATCCGCGAGGCATTTGTCATACAGCACCATCATGTTCTCCAGATTTGCTTGCTGAGTCATCGAAGAACTGAAAGAGTGAACCTCTGAAGCGGTTC
Coding sequences within:
- the LOC109128844 gene encoding uncharacterized protein LOC109128844, producing MVHFDRLNDVHLVRYDWKVSVKIIRKWNKRDDDIFTSGLGDKMQATISDNLVHRLCIHKGIEEDEWKTILNFKVEVESSGVKVVDTNYRIKFTTNTILENIDSLLNNQFMDYQTLDKINDGWSALANIFCLDTMWEIVRVEPMIHVDDPTAVRYNEKI